From the genome of Nitrospirota bacterium:
TTTGCGGGAGGCTGAAAAGTCGTGAGCCCGGAGGATGGCACGAGGACCAGGCCGAAGGAGGCCACGGGGCCGGCCTGGAATCAAATTCTGAACATCGAATTCAACTTCCGGCTGCGGGGACTGGTGTCGCTCAGGGATTCTTAAACTCGCCGCAGTCTGCCTGCGCCGCGCCTTCCGTTCGGCCTATCTTAGTGGCTATTGCGCCCATCGTCCCAGCCCCACGCCATACCTACGGTCTGATCCAACGAGTGGGGCATCGCCACAGCCATCCCCCCGCAGGAGGGCACCGGCGTAAACGACGCCATCGCGCTCCGCAACTGTTCCACGTGATTCTCCTCCAGCGTCCACCCGTCGGCAGTCCGGAATTGGTCCACATGGTTCTTGCTGCTGGCGTACCAGCCAGTGATCGTCAAAGAATCCGACGAGCCGACACCACCCAACACCGACACCACCAGATTGTTTCCGTCGCGGGCGAACCAGAGGTCGTGGAACGAGATCCCCGCGCCGAACTGCACCGTATCGCCCTTGTTGTTGTCCAGGCCAACCAACGTATCCTGCCCATCGCCACGGCCGAAGAGGATCGTGTCCTTGCCGTCACCGGAATCCAGCACATCGTTGCCAACGCCGCCGCTGAGTGTATCATTGCCCTGCCCGCCATAGAGCGTATCGTTGCCCACTCCACCGAAGAGGGTATCGTCACCCTGGCCGCCATCCAGCAAGTCGTCACCGGCGCCGCCGTCCAAATAGTCCTTGCCTTGCCCGCCATAGAGCGTATCGTTGCCCATCCCGCCGAGGAGGGTATCGTCACCCTGGCCGCCATCCAGCAAGTCGTCGCTGGCGCCGCCGTCCAAATAGTCCTTGCCTTGCCCGCCATAGAGCGTATCGTTGCCCATCCCGCCGAGGAGGGTATCGTCACCCTGGCCGCCATCCAGCAAGTCGTCACCGGCGCCGCCGTCCAAATAGTCTCGGCCTTGCCCGCCATAGAGCGTATCGTTGCCCACTCCACCGAGGAGGGTATCGTCACCCTGGCCGCCATCCAGCAAATCATCGCCGGAGCCACCGTCCAAATAGTCTCGGCCTTGCCCGCCATAGAGCGTATCGTTCCCGTCCTCGCCAAAGAGCTGGTCATCCCCTTTATTGCCATCAATCGTGTCATTTCCCGCACCGGCATGCACAATGTCGTCTCCGGCCAAGGCATCCACCACATCATTGCCCGACCCGTAGGTCAGATTGTCGTCCCCCTTCGTCGGACCTGTCTGCGGGCTGAGCAGATCGGCGAGATTCACCGTCGTGCCATCGTTGAAATTGATCGTGGATACGCCGATCGTCCCGTTCACGCCGGTCAGGTCGAAGTTCTGCAGCACGAGCGCGTCGCCGCCGGTCCCAACATTGATCGTCAACGTGTACGCCAGGGAATCCTGGACAAAACTCAGAGAAGACCGAGTAATGCCCGCGCCGAAGGCCAAGACATTACCCTCTGTAGCACTGGCGGTATCGGTGATCGTGTCGATCCCGTCGCCCAGATTGAACAAGTACGTGTCGTTGCCGGTTCCGCCCGCGAGACTATCGTTACCAACACCACCGCCGAGGATGTCATTGCCCGCGCCGCCAACCAGCGTATCGTCGCCTGCGCCGCCATCAAGGGCATTGGCGCCCGCATCGCCGATCAAACTGTCGTTGAATGCGGATCCGGTTACGTTTTCGACGCCCGCGAGTGTATCATTGCCGTCCGCGCCAGAGGCAGTCCCCGTGCTCAGGTCCACAGAAACGGATCCTGTCGCGCCGGAATAGGAGGCCGTGTCCACGCCCGCCCCACCGATCAACGTATCGTCGCCCAGGCCGCCGGTCAGCGTGTCGTTACCCGCACCGCCGTCCAAGACGTTGGCACCGGCATCACCGATGAGACTATCGGCAAAGGCCGACCCGGTCACATTCTCGATGCCGCTGAGGGTATCCGCTCCATCGGCTCCGGCCGCCGTCCCCGCCACCAAGTTAACCGTGATTCCACTGGTGGCCGCCGCATAGGAGGCCGTGTCGGTACCCAGGCCCCCGATCAAGGTGTCGTTGCCCAGGCCACCGGCCAGCGTGTCGTTGCCCGCACCGCCGTCCAAGACGTTGGCACCGGCATCACCGATGAGACTATCGGCAAAGGCCGACCCGGTCACATTCTCGATGCCGCTGAGGGTATCCGCTCCATCGGCCCCAGCCGCCGTCCCCGCCACCAAGTTGACCGTGACACCACTGGTGGCCGCCGCATAGGAGGCTGTGTCGGTACCCAGGCCCCCGATCAAGGTGTCGTTGCCCAGGCC
Proteins encoded in this window:
- a CDS encoding proprotein convertase P, translating into FNDSLTGDGGNNVLDGGAGNDILAGGPGNDTLIGGAGIDTVTYAGALGGVTVDLSTGMTVSGAEGNDTLSGIENVTGSIYDDGLTGDAEDNVLVGGLGNDTLTGGAGVDTASYAGATGAVTVDLSTGTATGADGTDTLNTIENVTGSGFNDSLTGDAGANVLDGGAGNDTLAGGLGNDTLIGGLGTDTASYAAATSGVTVNLVAGTAAGADGADTLSGIENVTGSAFADSLIGDAGANVLDGGAGNDTLAGGLGNDTLIGGLGTDTASYAAATSGITVNLVAGTAAGADGADTLSGIENVTGSAFADSLIGDAGANVLDGGAGNDTLTGGLGDDTLIGGAGVDTASYSGATGSVSVDLSTGTASGADGNDTLAGVENVTGSAFNDSLIGDAGANALDGGAGDDTLVGGAGNDILGGGVGNDSLAGGTGNDTYLFNLGDGIDTITDTASATEGNVLAFGAGITRSSLSFVQDSLAYTLTINVGTGGDALVLQNFDLTGVNGTIGVSTINFNDGTTVNLADLLSPQTGPTKGDDNLTYGSGNDVVDALAGDDIVHAGAGNDTIDGNKGDDQLFGEDGNDTLYGGQGRDYLDGGSGDDLLDGGQGDDTLLGGVGNDTLYGGQGRDYLDGGAGDDLLDGGQGDDTLLGGMGNDTLYGGQGKDYLDGGASDDLLDGGQGDDTLLGGMGNDTLYGGQGKDYLDGGAGDDLLDGGQGDDTLFGGVGNDTLYGGQGNDTLSGGVGNDVLDSGDGKDTILFGRGDGQDTLVGLDNNKGDTVQFGAGISFHDLWFARDGNNLVVSVLGGVGSSDSLTITGWYASSKNHVDQFRTADGWTLEENHVEQLRSAMASFTPVPSCGGMAVAMPHSLDQTVGMAWGWDDGRNSH